CGGTGATCGCCTCGGCGAGCGGGCCGGCGACCAGCTCCAACTGCCACTGCCGCGCACCGAGCTCGGTGAGCCGGTCGGCCACGTCGTCCGTGGTGGGGCGGGCCGGTGTCTCCCACGCCAGGTGGCGCTGCGTGGCCGGCGCGAGCAGGTTCTCCTGGGGCAGGTCGTGCGCGGCGGCCACCGTGCGCACACAGGTGCGCACGACCTCCAGCCGGGCGGCGGCGTCAGGGTTCTTCTCGCCCCACGCGCGAGGGGCGGGCAGCTGCCCCGGCTCGCGCGCCGCCCGCTTGGGTGGCAGCTCGGACTCCGGCAGCTCCAGCGCACGGTTGATGGCGGCCTGCCAGTACGCGGCCCGCTTGCGCGTGCCGCGGCCCGCGAACTCCCGCAGCCGCACCAGCTGGCCCTCCGTACGGGGCAGCGCCAGGGCGGCGGCCACGATCGCGCCGGCCGGGAGCACCCGCCCGGGGGAGCGGTCCAGCTCCTGACCGAGCTCCTCGCGGGCCACCCACAGCTCGCGGGCGACGGCCAGGCCACGGGTGCTGCGCACCGCCTGCAGGCCGGACGTGCGGCGCCACGGGTCGATCCGCGGGGGGTTCGGCGCGGCGGTGCGGACGTGCTCGAACTCCTGCTCGGCCCACGCCAGCT
This window of the Georgenia yuyongxinii genome carries:
- a CDS encoding HRDC domain-containing protein: MPVPPSNAAPAVVTAPSSGTLPPVPLTEPADGVPPVVDTPQALADVVARLAAGTGPVAVDAERASGYRYGQAAYLVQLRRAGAGTVLIDPVPLPDLGSLAAVINPAEWVLHAADQDLPCLRELGLTPATLFDTELASRLLGRERVGLAAVVAENLGYELAKEHSAADWSTRPLPESWLRYAALDVELLLELRAVLTGQLQAAGKLAWAEQEFEHVRTAAPNPPRIDPWRRTSGLQAVRSTRGLAVARELWVAREELGQELDRSPGRVLPAGAIVAAALALPRTEGQLVRLREFAGRGTRKRAAYWQAAINRALELPESELPPKRAAREPGQLPAPRAWGEKNPDAAARLEVVRTCVRTVAAAHDLPQENLLAPATQRHLAWETPARPTTDDVADRLTELGARQWQLELVAGPLAEAITAV